The Panthera leo isolate Ple1 chromosome D4, P.leo_Ple1_pat1.1, whole genome shotgun sequence nucleotide sequence CTGCTCACAGGGCTGTAGCCAAGCACCCAGTAGGTTCCCAGTGTTAGCTGATCCAGGAGTCAGCACCCCACCCCTTGCACAAAGCATGAGGGCCCCCGGCTCACATTCTGCCCCACATTTCGGCCcgtgagccccctccccccagttctcGGTGGGGCAGAACAAGGGGTGGACTAGTGCAGCGTGGCAGAGCACAGCCAAATGCTGTCACTCACAGTCACTGCCCATGGTGAGGCCTGGGGCAGCCGCGGCTCCTACTGTTTTCCTGACAGCACGAAGCGGGGCCGATGCTCAGGCTGCTGCCCCCTTAACAACCTCGCCCTGAGTGGGGCAAGGCCAGCACAGCTGGACAAGGGGTGGCTTGACCTCCccctgccttggtttcccctcTGGACAGGTTGGATGTGCCAGGCATGTGCGTGTGTGGCTGTCCCGAGTGGTCCTGGGTGTGCTATCCTCCCACAGCCTATGTGGAATGGGGTGCCATGGTGGCACGCATGGAGCCCCCGTGGCTGTTTCTAGGTGGGCGTGGCCTTGGGGGGCACTCTAGCCCCCTGGGGTGTCCTGGGTACAGATTTTAAAAGCAGAGCCCGCAGGGTTTGCTGGCGAGTCGGCTGTGGATCAAGAAGTGTCCACGTGTCAGGGCTGGAGCACGGAAGGAGCCGGCCTGGTGCTGCCGTCCGAGTGAACACAGCAAAGGCCACGTGTCGCGCAGCCTGGCGAGCGCAGGAGCTTGGCTGGGTCACAGCGTGCCAGGCTGACGGCAGAATGTCATGGCCGGTGCCTTCCCTGGGCATTGTGCTGAGCAggggagccagacacagggcacGTGGCTGCGTGCATATGtccgtgtgcacacacacgtgttcaGAAGGTAGCCTGGTGCCATCTTGCTGGTTCCGAATCCCTGCCCTGCAACACAGGAGCTGTGTAGCCTCGGGAAGTGACTTAGCCaccctgtgcctcggtttcctaaCCTGCCAAGTGGGGAGAATGGTGGCTCCCCAGGAAGGCACTGTCCAGGTTGACGTGTCAGTGCACGTAAGGCGTGCGTTCAGCATCCGGCACTCCGTAGGCTCCCGGTAAGCGCCAGCTGTTGTCATTGTGGCGGTCTCATGACAGTGCTGTGATTGCCACTCCATTCATACCGTCTCTGTACGTCCTTATGGAAGGACGGCTGGCTGGCATTTGTCACCAGGCTATGCCTTGCTTGGCCGCACGGGTCCACGGCCAGGCACATTGGTGGTTTCTGTACACGTGGGGGTGAACATCCTGGTGTAGAAATCCTGGCTGCAgattcataattctttcctttggCTAAATTCTCGGATGATCCACGACACAAAGCTCTTCACACGTTTTCCCATCCAGAAAGGTTTGGATCCACCCAGAGCGGGCGTTCCCAGGCCTCTTGAACTTGGCACATGGTCTTTTTTCTCTTACGATTGGCCAGCTCGAGGGGTGAGAGGCGAGGTCTCTGAATCTGCACATCCTCAGCTACCGTGAGGAAACAGATTCTTGCCTCTCGGCTCCTTGTGTTTTTTCTGTGAAGCACGTGTTCCCGCGTTAGCCGTTGTTTTTTATTTGGGGTCAGCTTTTGTGGATGAGCACGAAGATACCAACCAGCAAGGGGGTGGAACCTTCGTCCTGCGCTCTCCAGATCTCTTCCTGGTTGTTTCACCTGAGCTTGTTTGTGTCTTAGTTATTGGAGGAACGAAAGTTCTCCTTTCTTACTTTTCACGCACACTGCccgtctctcccttcccctgtttTTTCCTTGCTTCTGCCTTTGGGTCTACGCTTAGATACTAATTGTGTGCAGTTGGCACTTGACCAACACAGGAGTTAGGGGTCCTGACCCCCATGCAGTTGATATTTGgatataacttctgactccccgaAAACTTAACCACTAATGGCTACTGTTGGCCGGAAGCCTTACTGATCACATCAAGAGCTGGTTCACACCTATCTCGCGTTAGATGGGTTATGTACCATATGATTACAgtaaagtaaactagagaaaagaaacgTCATTAAGAAAGTCGTAAGAGAAAATCCATTTACAGCCCTGTCCTGTAAAAAGTCCACACTTAAGTGTACCCGAGCAGTTCAAAAccgtgttgttcaagagtcaccTGTGTTTGCTTTTCTTGTCTTCTGACACAGATTCGTTTTTTCAACACTGTGGTCTTTGGAACCTCTAAGGTTCACTTAATGTTGGGATCTGCTCCGCGTTGGCCCCCAGGCCACCGGCCGAGTGGCTGCCACGCCAGATGGCCTGGGCCGTGGCACCTTACCCAGGGCGTCGTGTGGCTGTTGGAGCAGTAGCGCCCTTCCCCGCCGgggctcctccccaccctctgctgTCCAGGGTAGGGTCCTCAtctctgctctcttcttcccTAGGCACGTGCACACAGGTGCAGCCACCCCCGCGGGGCACGCTTCAAGTCCTTCGTGGCGACGGCACTTCTGTGGGGACTGTCCTCGTGTTCCACTGCCCCTCAGGCCACCAGATGGTTGGGTCCGGCCTCCTCACCTGTGCTTGGAAGGGGAGCATCGCCGAGTGGTCTTCAGTGAGCCCCGTGTGCAAGTGTGAGGCCCGCTTCCCCTGAGCacctgcagggggtggggggcggctggTCCCGTCATGTGGGGCGTGAGCGTCCACGGAGGGGATGCGGTGGGTACAAGTCCCTGCTAGGCCTCTGTAGGGTCCCGACCCCGCTGCGGGCAGCTGGACAGCCCCCACTGGGCCCTATGTCTGCACATGGACTCCAGGCCCAGCAGCCTCAACCCTCGCTCTGCCACTGACTTGGCCTGTCAGCACCGAGAGCTTGTTTGAGCTGTTCTCTGTTATCTTTTAAGCGGGCAGCTctgtctgttcattcattcattctttgatgCACCCATGCAGCAGACCTTCATAGGATATTGTGTGTGCTATGGATTCTAGAACTGGGGACACTGAGGGCCAGGATGCTCGCAGCCCCGGGCTCCCCGTCAGGGGACGAGATGGCTTTCTAGCTTTCAAGTTGTATTTGTTGTACAGGGTGGTGAAGGGTTTTCCAGAGGGAGGTCACTGTATCGTGTTGACGTGTGTCGGGCATCAAAGAGGGCTTCGTAGCCAACACGGTTTGGAACATGCTGGATTAATAGGCTACAGCACTTCTCAGAGCCTTTCAAATGCTCGTGTGCTGGATCAGTCTCTGAGAAGGAGGGCGCCCATCTGGATTAGGCTCCAAGATAACAGGGATTCACTGACAAGGAGCTTTCTCTCTGAGGGCCCATAGCCCTCAGGATGGGCATCTCATACGGCACTCCCTGTGGAGGGGGGACCCAGGCCGCGCTGGCCCCTCGCTCTGGGGTGGGACTCAAGACAATGGCACCTGTGTTCTGGGTGCTTGTCGTGGCCGGGCAGGAAAGGAAGGCCCTAAGAAGTGCCCCACAccattcccctcacccccacgGGCCAGAAGACGGATATACAGCTGCGGGGGCAGCCGGGAGAGCTCTTGGGTCTGGGTGGCCTGTGTTCAgctggggcaggggatggggatgGAGGTGGGGCGTGAGCAGTGTCACCGCAGGGCAGGGTGTGCAGTGTTGCTCAGACTAGGACCCTGGGCCTTGTCTTCCCAGGATGCCCGTTAGAAGCCGGTAGAACACTGCTCGACCCATAGCTGAGGTCACACGGCTGTTAAGCAGCAAAGGCCCTTTGGCCTCAGACACAGGCATTCTTCTTGCTTTTGAGCCTCCTGGAAAGTGAACTGAGAAGGCACGTGGGCCCCTGAAGGGTTTACCAGCTTGGAGCACGTGGAAGCAGGCCACTGCTGGCATGTGGCTGCCATGGAACCAGGGGGCTATCACTGAACTCCTTTCAGAGCTTTTCCGGGTGTGCTGCTGTGAACTCCTACACACCCTCCGAAACCCTGcccaagcacccccccccccctttaggGGACAGTGTTCCCTGACAGCCCCAGCCACCAGCAcctacctccctgcctcccccacggAACGGGGTTGCTGAGGGCCTCGCGAGCCCTGTGCAGGAGGTGGCCTTGTCTCCCTCAGCCGTGCCGCCGTATGAGACCTTCGGCTTCAAGGTGGCCGTGATCGCCTCCATCGTCAGCTGCGCTATCATCCTACTCATGTCCATGGCCTTCCTCACCTCCTGCCTCATGAGGTGCATGAAGAGGAGTGAGCAGCCATCTGACAGGTACGCTGGCCCCAGCGgcctccagccctccctgccGCCCGAGCCTGAGGGCAGAGGGCGCTCCATGGGCACTTGCCATCCGTGCCCTGGGCCTCCGGCGGGTGTCCGGGGGCGCTGGGGCTGCCCTGGCTCCTCAGGGAGCCCGGCTACCGAGTGCTGCCCCACAGCAGCCTGCGACTCACAGAGCCTCGCGGCTCTGGAAGGTCTTTCCTAACCAGGCCGCACACATGGGTCTGGTCTGGGCCTCCTTCAGTCTGGGTCCGCTCGCGGCCTGGGCTCCGCGGTGCTGGGTGAGCAGGGTGACGAGCCAGAGTCCGGCTCATCAACCGCCTTGCAGAGGATTTGGCATCCTGAATGTCCTTACCCCGTCTCTCCCCAGGGCAACCCAGCTGTGGCTCCAGCTGAGAGCCGGGGACTTGGATACGGTGCAGGCCTCCTACCTTGGCCTCAAGGGCCCGAACAATGGCGGCGGTGGTGGCAGGGACCCTGGGGTCCGCCCTGGCCAGGCGCACGACAACTACAGCTTCACCACGTGGGCACGGGCACGGCGAGGGGGGCATTGGGCGTGAGGGTGGGGGGCCCAGCTTGGTCAGGACGCCCGTCATCCCACACGCTGCCCAGCCTTACCTGGGCCTCAACTCCCACCACCCAATGCCTTTATCCTGGGAACTCAGACCTGCAGAGACAGGAGGTCCCCTCCCGGGGGACGCAGCAGGGCTCTGGGTCTTATCTTCTTGCACGGGCACACAGACTTTCTGAACCGTTACAGGGACATTCTCTTATGTCCCTTCCTCTGACTCCTGGAGTCTGGTCAAGACTGCACGTGGGCTGCAGATACAACAGCTCCCGGTGTTTCTAGCTTTCAGCATGTGCCCTCTGACCCCAGCGCTGGGGCTCCGGGCGCCTTCAGTGGGGCGGGCTGTTTGTTTTTGGCAGCTTTGTCTCTTGCGGGTTCTGGGCCGCCAGGCTTCTGCATGGCCACACTCGGGCTGCATCTCCCGGATGTGCCCCCTGGTGGCGCTGCTGTGGGTCACAGACGCAGGTCAGGCCGGCGCCCCGTGGTCACATGCTCTGGGGCCTCTCGGTTGAGGCGTCCACGTCACGTG carries:
- the SUSD3 gene encoding sushi domain-containing protein 3 isoform X1 codes for the protein MHGAASTPRRRARPGGRAVDAEPAPGNGTGTCTQVQPPPRGTLQVLRGDGTSVGTVLVFHCPSGHQMVGSGLLTCAWKGSIAEWSSVSPVCKSVPPYETFGFKVAVIASIVSCAIILLMSMAFLTSCLMRCMKRSEQPSDRATQLWLQLRAGDLDTVQASYLGLKGPNNGGGGGRDPGVRPGQAHDNYSFTTDLGEGTREMAGMARGVDKDPWTTRPAGSPRAQVMVHTADPGHTLPASWPAAGMSRQHAAYVPG
- the SUSD3 gene encoding sushi domain-containing protein 3 isoform X2, with amino-acid sequence MAVPSGYFQMGHRPRAAGTCTQVQPPPRGTLQVLRGDGTSVGTVLVFHCPSGHQMVGSGLLTCAWKGSIAEWSSVSPVCKSVPPYETFGFKVAVIASIVSCAIILLMSMAFLTSCLMRCMKRSEQPSDRATQLWLQLRAGDLDTVQASYLGLKGPNNGGGGGRDPGVRPGQAHDNYSFTTDLGEGTREMAGMARGVDKDPWTTRPAGSPRAQVMVHTADPGHTLPASWPAAGMSRQHAAYVPG